In Streptomyces sp. NBC_00483, a single window of DNA contains:
- a CDS encoding DUF3566 domain-containing protein, whose amino-acid sequence MSGATGAGSTGTSTGTDTESGRGSAHDVDDVKGSTDSTDSNESHGSQGGTVTDTRGPQTQQYAAGGSDASGALPGERPQQPAQPYHPPQAYQNAPDAVRRPRTGARTTPRTRKARLRVAKADPWSVMKVSFLLSIALGICTIIAAAVLWMVMDAMGVFSTVGGTISEATGSNESNGFDLQSFLSLPRVLMFTTVIAVIDVVLATALATLGAFIYNLSAGFVGGIELTLAEDE is encoded by the coding sequence GTGAGCGGAGCCACGGGCGCAGGCTCTACCGGGACATCCACCGGTACGGATACTGAGAGCGGCCGTGGCTCCGCTCACGACGTCGATGACGTCAAAGGCTCAACCGACTCGACCGACTCGAACGAGTCTCATGGATCCCAGGGGGGAACTGTGACGGACACCCGAGGTCCGCAGACCCAGCAGTACGCGGCCGGTGGCAGCGATGCCAGCGGTGCCCTGCCGGGCGAGAGGCCGCAGCAGCCGGCCCAGCCGTATCACCCGCCGCAGGCGTACCAGAACGCCCCGGACGCGGTCCGCAGGCCGCGCACGGGGGCGCGCACCACCCCGCGTACGCGCAAGGCCCGTCTGCGGGTCGCCAAGGCGGACCCGTGGTCGGTGATGAAGGTCAGCTTCCTGCTCTCCATCGCGCTCGGCATCTGCACGATCATCGCGGCCGCCGTGCTGTGGATGGTCATGGACGCCATGGGGGTCTTCTCCACGGTCGGCGGCACGATCTCCGAGGCCACGGGCTCGAACGAGTCCAACGGCTTCGACCTGCAGTCGTTCCTGTCGCTGCCGCGCGTCCTGATGTTCACGACGGTCATCGCCGTCATCGACGTCGTGCTGGCCACCGCCCTGGCGACGCTCGGCGCGTTCATCTACAACCTGTCCGCGGGCTTCGTCGGCGGCATCGAGCTCACGCTCGCCGAGGACGAGTGA
- a CDS encoding DUF6344 domain-containing protein yields MTKQKVMTLWTVIISTFIALFSALGLTSPATAATPAQQTEKTQPAAAISAPAPAAARPYWSLKRSLPPTMKQRIRAEAHGSSPSARHRPPADTEQRNADSHLAAETLASQL; encoded by the coding sequence ATGACCAAGCAGAAGGTCATGACGCTGTGGACCGTCATCATCTCCACATTCATTGCGCTCTTCTCGGCGCTCGGACTCACCTCCCCGGCCACCGCGGCCACTCCGGCTCAGCAGACGGAGAAGACCCAGCCCGCGGCGGCGATCAGCGCCCCCGCTCCTGCGGCGGCCCGCCCGTACTGGTCGCTCAAGCGGTCCCTGCCACCGACGATGAAGCAGCGCATCCGCGCCGAGGCCCACGGTTCCTCCCCGAGCGCCCGCCACCGCCCGCCGGCCGACACCGAGCAGCGCAACGCCGACAGCCACCTGGCGGCCGAGACCCTGGCCTCGCAGCTGTAG
- a CDS encoding DLW-39 family protein, with protein MKKLLLVALAAIGGLLVYRQIQADRAEQDLWTEATDSVPTGS; from the coding sequence GTGAAGAAGCTTCTCCTGGTCGCACTGGCCGCCATCGGCGGGCTCCTCGTGTACCGCCAGATCCAGGCGGATCGCGCCGAGCAGGATCTGTGGACGGAGGCGACTGACTCCGTGCCCACGGGTTCGTGA